Part of the Terriglobia bacterium genome, TCCGCCCGCCGCGGAAGGTCGCGATGTCCTGGCCTGCGCGATGACCGGGAGCGGGAAGACGGCGGCGTTCCTCCTGCCGATCCTGGAGCGCCTGATGGGCAAGCCCCGAGGCGCGACGCGCGCGCTCATTCTGACGCCCACGCGCGAGCTCGCCGCGCAGATCCACACGCACCTGGAGGAACTGGCCGTCCATACGCCGGTCACCGGCGCGAGCGTGTTCGGCGGCGTGGGGATGGGGCCGCAGGAGCACGCGTTCCGGAGCGGGGTGGACGTGATCGTCGCGACGCCTGGCCGCCTTCTCGACCACTTCCACCACCCGTACGCGCGCCTCGCGGCTCTCGAAGTCCTTGTCCTGGACGAGGCCGACCGGATGCTCGACATGGGATTCCTGCCGGACATCAAGCGGATCCTCCGTCAGATCCCCCGGAAACGGCAGACGCTGTTCTTCGCCGCGACCCTTCCGCGGGAGATCGCCAGCCTCGCGCAGGAGATGCTCACGAATCCCGTGACGATCAACCTGGAGCGCCGGTCGGCGCCCGCCGTCGGCATCACGCAGGCCGTCTACCCGGTCGCGAGGGAGCTGAAGCCGGCGCTGCTCCTGGAGCTTCTCGTCAGGGACGTCATCGCGGACGCGATCGTCTTCACGCGGACGAAGCATCGCGCCAACCGCCTCGCCGCGTACCTCGAGCGGAATCGGATCGTGACCGCCCGGATCCACGGGAATCGGAGCCAGAAGCAGCGGACGGAGGCCCTAGAGGGATTCAAGGACGGGCGGCACCGGATCCTGGTGGCGACCGACATCGTGTCCCGCGGGATCGACGTGGAGGCGCTGGGTCACGTGGTCAACTTCGACGTTCCGGCGGACCCGGACTCGTACATCCACCGCGTGGGAAGGACGGCCCGCGCGGAGGCGACCGGGGACGCGTTCACCTTCGTCTCGCCGGACGAGGAGCAGGACCTGGCGGCGATCGAGCGGGTGGTGGGAAAGCGCCTGCCGCGGGTGACCCTTCCCGGCTTCGACTACGCGAAGAAGCCGGAGGGGCGCCTCGAGATCCCGATCCACGAGCGACTCGCCGCGGCGCGAGCGGCCAGAGGCGGTGGGCGGCCTCGCCGCGGCGCGAGCACAGCGGCGCAGAAGCCCCGCCCCGCGCCGTCCTCCCGCGGCCGCGGCGACCGCGAGGCGAGGCTCCAGGCGATTCTCGACAAGCACGCCCCCATCGCCGATGCCCCGCGCGGGATGGTGCCCCGGGGGCGCCGTCGGACCGGCCGGTAGGGGATCGGGTCTCCGCATCCCCTCGGCGTCGACAGACCGCCCTGAACGTGCTAGAATCCTTTGAGGTCCCGGCCACATTCTCTCGTACAGAAACGAAGCGTGCGTGTGCCGAAGCCGTAAGGTGCCGAGGCACGTGGCTCGACCCACGTAGGGTCGAGGACCAGGACCCGGAAACGGCTCCCCCAGCGGGAGCGACAGGAGTCGGAAAGCATGGCTACGAGACTGTACGTCGGGAATCTCTCCTTCAGCGCCGATGAGAGCCAGGTGCGCGACCTGTTCTCGCAGAACGGTCGGACGGTGACGGAAGTCAAGCTCATCACGGATCGCGATACCGGGCGGTTGCGCGGCTTCGGGTTCGTGGAGATGGGCAGCAGCGCGGACGCCGACGCGGCGATCCGCGAGATCAACGGCATGGACTTCGGTGGACGGGCGCTCACCGTGAATCAGGCGAAGGAGCGCACCGCCGGTGGCGGGGGCGGCGGCGGAGACCGCTGGGGCCGTTAGGCGAGACGCCGCCGCGGTCGGAGCATCGAGACCGCGGCGGTTTCACGGACCGAGCGGAACGGGGACGCCTCCCGGTGGGCGTCCCCGCTGAGTCTGGGCGGGTTCCGAGCCGGCTCGGAGCCTGCCGCTGGATTGGATGCTGCCGAATGAGAACGGCGCGCAGCCGTTCCGGGAGGTGGTCGTGGCGAAGGACTCCGTGGCATTCGCCCTGAAGGACCGTGTCACCCATTCCGTCTTCGGCCTGGGAACGATCAGTGGGGTCAACGACAAGTACACCACGATCGTCTTCGACGAGCGCGGCACCAAGAAATTCGTGACCAGCCTCGTCCAGCTCGGGCACAGCACCACCCCGGCGCCGGGCAGGTCCTCGCGGGCCAAGAAGGTCGGAGCGGCGGGATCCACTTAGCTGGGTCGAGGCGAGCGCGCGACCCACAGGACCGCAACGACGCTCGGCGATTCGACGATCAGAGCGTCAGCTGATACGCGGCGTAGCCTTCGAGTCGAACGTCGCCGGCGAGGCTCCGGCCGGCCGATAGCAGCAGGTGGTGGCGTTCGCCGAAGTCGAGCACGAGCCCGAGATTGAACCGGGTGTCGCCGCTTCCGCCGATGCGGTCGGGGGTCTGGCGGAACACCTCGCCACCGAGCGTCGCGGCCTTCGAGAGTCGTCGCTGCGCGAGCCAGCCCGCGAACCACCAGTTCCGGTTGCCGTCCCCCGGATTCCACCCGTAGCCGCCACCGCCGTAAGTGGTCCACGGGCCGAGGCTCCTCTGGATCCAGAGCGGGACGAAGGCGTGGACATGGCCGGTGCCCAGCCCGTTCCCTGCGTCGCCCGTCGGGAGCACAAGCAGGGGAAAGATCCCCATCATGGGACGTCCCGGGCCCTCGTCGCGGAATCGAAGCTTGGCGCCGAGCTCGATGTCGCCGAGCCCGCGCTCGGCGGGACCGACGTCCGGCCTCGCATAGGCCAGCGGCACGACGAGGTGGAGCTGGAGATCGCGCACCACCCCGTAATTGACCTCGAAGTGGGGCGCCGTCCCTGAATCCCCGTCGTGGTCGAGAAGGCGGTGGGTCGCGACGTAGAACTCCCAGTGCCGGTACTCCACCGGCTCCGGGTCGTCGGTGGCATACGGGGGCCCCGCCGCGACCGGGGTCGAGCACAGCAGGAGGGCGCAGGCCACTCGCGAGAACGTTCGCCCTCGCGGGGCGGCACGCACTGCGGCGCGGGGGTGTGGCATGAGCTGCAGTCTGCGCCGCCGGCCGGCGGCCCGCAAACGCCGCCGGGTGCCCTTGCCCTAGGCGGGCGGCTTGGCGGGCTTCGCTCCGGAGGCCGGGGAAACGTCCATGTCGATGCTGCCCTTGAACCGGGCGCCGTCGGCCAGGGAGACCCTCGGGGCGCGGATGTTCCCCAGCACGGTTCCCGTGGCCGCGACCTCCACTTTCTGCTCCGCGTTGATGTTCCCTTTCAGCTCACCGCCGACGATGACGGAGGTCGCCTGGACTTCGGCCATCACCCGCCCGCTCTGTCCGATCGTCACGATGTGGCCGTCCAGGAGGATCTTCCCATCAACGCGCCCCTCGATCGTGAGGTCTTCGTTACCGCTGAGCTCGCCCTTGATCTGAACCGACTTTCCGATGTTCGCTGCGTGGGCCATTTCCGGCTTCTCCACTCGCCCGGTTTCGGGGTAAGGTGCGACGTGCTGTGCGACGGGAGCCGCCGTGGGCTGGGGGGGACGAGCGGGCTCCGGCTCCTGCTTCTGTCCGATCCAGGTCATGTCGTTCCGCCTCCTCTGAATCGTCGTCGCCGCCCGCGAGGCGGCTCTTCGGCTACGCGAGAACACACGAATCGGCTCGTGGCCCTACCGCGGTGAGCAGCAAGAAGCGTACCGCGGCTTCCCATCCGCCGATGGCCCCACGGAGGCGGTCGCGCGGGGTAAGAACGATACGACCGGGTAAGCCCGACACGGAACGGACGCGTCCGCTATCATGAAGGGATGGTCAGGGAACTGCGCGCGAAGGTCGGCGGGAGCGGGCTGGCGATCACGGCCCTCGCCGCAGTGCTCGTGGCCGCCGGGATCGCGTGGCTGGACGCTCCCGTGGCCTCCGTCTCGTATCGGCTGATCAGCGCCAACGACACCGTGGAGCGATACGCGCATCGGATTCCGGACGCGCTGTTCTGGATCGTGGTGCTGGTCACCGCGGCCTGCTGGACCACCTACTCCGCCCTGACCCGGAAGGGATTCCACGACCTGCGTACCCGCTTCCTTCGGGTCTGCGGGACCGGGGTGCCCGCCAGCTTCGCCGCGAAGAGCCTGCTGCAGTGGGTTTTCGGGCGATCGGATCCTCTGGCCTGGGTCCTCTACGACCAGGTGCCGCAGTTCTTCTGGTTCAGCTGGGGGCCACGCGTCGGCAGCTTCCCGTCGGGCCACATGACCGTATTCACCACCCTCGC contains:
- a CDS encoding DEAD/DEAH box helicase, whose translation is MPFSRFPLHAALLKGVKDLGFTRPTPIQEQAIPPAAEGRDVLACAMTGSGKTAAFLLPILERLMGKPRGATRALILTPTRELAAQIHTHLEELAVHTPVTGASVFGGVGMGPQEHAFRSGVDVIVATPGRLLDHFHHPYARLAALEVLVLDEADRMLDMGFLPDIKRILRQIPRKRQTLFFAATLPREIASLAQEMLTNPVTINLERRSAPAVGITQAVYPVARELKPALLLELLVRDVIADAIVFTRTKHRANRLAAYLERNRIVTARIHGNRSQKQRTEALEGFKDGRHRILVATDIVSRGIDVEALGHVVNFDVPADPDSYIHRVGRTARAEATGDAFTFVSPDEEQDLAAIERVVGKRLPRVTLPGFDYAKKPEGRLEIPIHERLAAARAARGGGRPRRGASTAAQKPRPAPSSRGRGDREARLQAILDKHAPIADAPRGMVPRGRRRTGR
- a CDS encoding phosphatase PAP2 family protein, translated to MVRELRAKVGGSGLAITALAAVLVAAGIAWLDAPVASVSYRLISANDTVERYAHRIPDALFWIVVLVTAACWTTYSALTRKGFHDLRTRFLRVCGTGVPASFAAKSLLQWVFGRSDPLAWVLYDQVPQFFWFSWGPRVGSFPSGHMTVFTTLATALWLHYPRYKPVYVGFLALLGLALVVTTYHYFSDVIAGAYLGGVIGMAARRGMERARLSPR
- a CDS encoding RNA-binding protein, translated to MATRLYVGNLSFSADESQVRDLFSQNGRTVTEVKLITDRDTGRLRGFGFVEMGSSADADAAIREINGMDFGGRALTVNQAKERTAGGGGGGGDRWGR
- a CDS encoding polymer-forming cytoskeletal protein, whose amino-acid sequence is MAHAANIGKSVQIKGELSGNEDLTIEGRVDGKILLDGHIVTIGQSGRVMAEVQATSVIVGGELKGNINAEQKVEVAATGTVLGNIRAPRVSLADGARFKGSIDMDVSPASGAKPAKPPA
- a CDS encoding transporter, whose protein sequence is MPHPRAAVRAAPRGRTFSRVACALLLCSTPVAAGPPYATDDPEPVEYRHWEFYVATHRLLDHDGDSGTAPHFEVNYGVVRDLQLHLVVPLAYARPDVGPAERGLGDIELGAKLRFRDEGPGRPMMGIFPLLVLPTGDAGNGLGTGHVHAFVPLWIQRSLGPWTTYGGGGYGWNPGDGNRNWWFAGWLAQRRLSKAATLGGEVFRQTPDRIGGSGDTRFNLGLVLDFGERHHLLLSAGRSLAGDVRLEGYAAYQLTL